One Terriglobales bacterium genomic region harbors:
- a CDS encoding FAD-dependent oxidoreductase — translation MSKPKQPTRRSFLKGTAVTTAAVATGAAFANTSAEAAGIPRKWNMVADVVVIGSGIAGTCAAIEAATAGAKVVVLEKDAVPAGCGKLSGGHMTVAATHVQKRNGIEDKPEWLYEDMMADSEWTAVPELIRKYSEGGAEHILWLEQKGIRFADQFQSTSNADRIGNGKSRGHKIAASPDYPGGPHTGGLGMMLMLLRAAEQRGVSILLKHKMTRLLRSEGSGPVIGVAAESEGKPLAIRAKRAVVVTTGGWSGNLRMGLAEDPRLTDDIYPDCWPYRLCLGEGHIAASDVGAELSNMAFGPYLVPRWGSRVYQIWEPQNFDTVPSIHTGLKIPDFQKVVLVKSDGNRYLNEMLGKEENPSPKNPKFSIKLHSVPEHPFFQSYLNLKERPRNVWAVTDGDGAAALGWTRHLDEISNPDPKSGIALYPGMVATAGTLRELASIMMVDASGLDATVSRYNGFVDSGKDTDFGRPVLSSKIVRGPFYAAKLAILKHTCRNGIRVNTRGQVLDRAGLHDEGKVGSIDDERVIPRLYAAGECAHYLGRYRGHGTLGIYSFYGRMAGIHAAAEKSSA, via the coding sequence ATGAGTAAACCCAAGCAGCCGACACGGCGATCGTTCCTCAAGGGCACTGCAGTCACAACCGCGGCAGTAGCCACCGGTGCGGCATTCGCGAATACTTCAGCAGAAGCCGCCGGCATTCCCCGAAAATGGAACATGGTTGCTGACGTCGTCGTCATCGGCTCCGGTATCGCGGGCACATGCGCAGCGATCGAAGCCGCCACCGCCGGAGCAAAGGTGGTGGTCTTGGAGAAAGATGCTGTTCCGGCGGGCTGCGGAAAATTGTCCGGAGGCCACATGACTGTGGCTGCCACGCATGTGCAGAAGCGGAATGGCATCGAAGACAAGCCAGAATGGCTGTACGAAGACATGATGGCAGACAGCGAATGGACCGCTGTCCCGGAACTCATTCGTAAGTATTCCGAAGGGGGAGCGGAACATATTCTCTGGCTGGAACAGAAGGGAATCAGGTTCGCCGACCAATTCCAGTCCACATCGAATGCGGATCGTATCGGCAATGGCAAGTCCAGAGGTCATAAAATCGCGGCATCTCCGGACTATCCAGGCGGCCCGCACACCGGCGGTCTCGGAATGATGTTGATGCTGCTCAGAGCCGCGGAACAGCGTGGCGTTTCGATCTTGTTGAAGCACAAGATGACTCGCTTGTTGAGATCGGAGGGGAGCGGTCCCGTTATCGGTGTTGCTGCTGAGAGTGAAGGTAAACCGCTCGCGATCAGAGCGAAACGAGCGGTTGTGGTCACCACGGGCGGCTGGTCGGGAAACCTGCGAATGGGATTAGCCGAGGATCCACGTCTCACTGACGATATCTATCCCGACTGTTGGCCTTATCGGCTTTGCCTCGGCGAAGGACATATTGCAGCGTCCGATGTGGGCGCCGAGTTGAGCAACATGGCATTCGGCCCATATCTGGTCCCGCGCTGGGGCTCGCGTGTGTACCAAATATGGGAGCCCCAGAATTTCGACACAGTTCCCAGTATCCACACCGGCCTGAAGATCCCGGATTTTCAGAAGGTCGTCTTAGTCAAGAGCGATGGGAATCGCTACCTGAACGAGATGCTGGGCAAGGAAGAAAATCCCTCTCCGAAGAATCCAAAGTTCAGCATCAAGTTACATAGCGTTCCTGAACATCCATTTTTCCAATCTTATCTAAATCTGAAAGAGCGGCCACGGAACGTGTGGGCCGTGACTGATGGCGACGGTGCTGCTGCACTCGGCTGGACCCGCCACCTTGATGAGATTAGTAATCCAGACCCAAAGTCGGGCATCGCTTTATACCCGGGCATGGTCGCCACGGCTGGGACACTGCGCGAACTCGCCTCGATCATGATGGTCGATGCATCCGGACTGGACGCTACAGTGTCTCGGTACAACGGGTTTGTTGATAGTGGGAAAGACACCGATTTTGGCAGGCCGGTGCTGTCGAGCAAGATAGTTCGAGGGCCCTTCTACGCAGCAAAGTTGGCGATTCTCAAACACACTTGCCGGAACGGTATTCGTGTGAATACGCGTGGGCAAGTACTCGATCGCGCGGGACTGCATGACGAGGGCAAAGTGGGCTCGATCGATGACGAAAGAGTTATTCCTCGCCTGTATGCGGCTGGTGAATGCGCACACTACCTAGGCCGTTACCGCGGGCACGGAACTCTCGGTATCTACTCGTTTTATGGGCGGATGGCAGGCATCCATGCGGCCGCGGAGAAGTCCTCGGCGTAA
- a CDS encoding cytochrome c, producing the protein MQKLPLATLAIVLGLIPFISTKAQGPSTPSGQPAAPKGNSGEGEQVYGARCSACHQKNGKGISSAFPPLAGHVPEAFAKPEGRDYLLRMALYGVEGPIVVQGEAFDGGMPGWALLDDKQLAAVLNYIFTAWGNDQLLPADFHPVQPSEIAAARAKKMSSSEVFALRKKIMAATPGPHTTDATTVSVHPSFTSEQVERGKEAYATYCADCHGEALNDGEYCPPLTGPFFRLHWENGSVAAFHGKLKATMPVENPGSLSDQQYVDLTAFVLSENGYPTGARELPTDPKQMLKMSLKKDGLGNGVSLQGVR; encoded by the coding sequence ATGCAGAAACTTCCACTGGCAACTCTGGCAATCGTATTGGGGCTTATTCCGTTTATTTCGACCAAAGCGCAGGGCCCTTCGACCCCATCCGGGCAGCCGGCCGCTCCCAAAGGCAATTCGGGAGAGGGCGAGCAAGTGTATGGCGCAAGATGCAGTGCATGTCACCAGAAGAACGGCAAAGGAATATCGAGTGCATTTCCTCCTCTTGCTGGCCACGTACCAGAAGCTTTCGCGAAGCCAGAAGGGCGTGACTATCTGCTTCGAATGGCCTTGTATGGAGTGGAAGGGCCAATCGTTGTGCAGGGAGAAGCGTTTGACGGCGGAATGCCAGGGTGGGCTCTCCTCGATGACAAGCAGCTCGCAGCAGTTCTGAATTACATATTCACGGCGTGGGGCAATGACCAGCTGCTTCCGGCTGATTTTCACCCAGTTCAGCCCTCAGAGATAGCCGCAGCGCGTGCGAAGAAGATGAGCTCGTCTGAGGTTTTTGCACTGCGCAAGAAGATCATGGCGGCAACGCCGGGGCCGCATACCACGGATGCTACTACCGTATCCGTGCATCCGTCATTCACTTCGGAGCAGGTCGAACGCGGTAAAGAAGCCTACGCAACCTACTGCGCAGACTGCCATGGTGAAGCGCTCAACGATGGCGAATATTGTCCGCCACTCACCGGCCCGTTCTTTCGGCTGCATTGGGAGAACGGCAGTGTGGCTGCATTTCATGGCAAGCTCAAGGCAACAATGCCCGTGGAGAATCCTGGCAGTCTCTCTGATCAGCAGTATGTGGACTTGACTGCGTTTGTCCTGAGCGAAAACGGATATCCGACCGGCGCAAGAGAGCTGCCGACGGATCCTAAGCAGATGTTGAAGATGAGTCTGAAGAAGGATGGCCTAGGGAACGGAGTTTCGCTCCAAGGCGTCCGCTAG
- a CDS encoding prolyl oligopeptidase family serine peptidase yields MPSTISARFRLPLVFGTAAVLLLWGYACFAQAAVPLPVEVLLRLRSFEAYDPFAISADGRWTAFVVNEKSAKASTIGRVQTNDSVLRVLDLETQAEKELALPDSSPSMPDWSPDGRYLAFCSRKLMPDAPPVRTVSVWDRLLGKHWELVRVEECIIGTFRWAQDSRHIYIRTGPRQATRETAERSVVQTFADPDERSRAPEGVSVRLYTAEKEDSDQSRQADPWDISASYDLVDVDVLQGHSERLLADVRIGAFWVSPDGEHVAVAVRKRFAQPGTQQLLYDLAVLDVSRRSFRVLATDVKLGPTPFTVTWSPDGKFLACRSAGMLSASELLIIDVDASRRVTFQLPSEGHALKAGFAGSVVQLPLWDETGHSVLVASKETIWKASVADGRLRALARFPGKVVETIRKGSNLTWSTERGSAIVLIARDEKTQKRSFHKVNLNSGEHVELFAGEFDVDSPINMFAPERGGSVFYVAESSARSRDLWAFAAHDREPHSVTHLNPELNRYPMGSSRIIEWMGMDGQRLRGALLLPSDFQSGKRYPLIVGVYGGHFLSANLPTFGFSGCISPMNMQLFATRGYAVLCPDAPQSVGTPLFDLAKTVLPGVNKVIELGIADPDRVGIMGHSYGGYSVLCLLVQTKRFKAAVVSSGYSDLFSHYAAMDKLGNSFGVAADEGGQGLMDGTPWAFYRRYAENSPFLYLNRVETPLLILHGLNDDTVPSFLADQIFVGLRRLGKRVFYAQYAGAGHSAEAWGYENHKDYLTRILDWFVKAVPPNS; encoded by the coding sequence ATGCCCTCTACTATCTCTGCCCGCTTCCGACTTCCCCTAGTGTTTGGAACTGCCGCTGTGCTGTTGTTGTGGGGGTATGCCTGTTTCGCGCAGGCGGCAGTTCCACTTCCTGTCGAAGTACTCTTGCGTCTCCGCTCCTTTGAAGCCTACGACCCATTTGCGATTTCTGCCGATGGCCGATGGACTGCCTTCGTGGTGAATGAGAAATCTGCGAAGGCTTCTACCATCGGACGCGTACAAACTAACGATAGTGTTCTCAGAGTCCTCGATCTCGAAACCCAGGCTGAAAAGGAATTGGCTCTTCCCGATTCAAGTCCTTCCATGCCAGACTGGTCTCCCGATGGAAGGTATCTGGCCTTCTGCAGTCGGAAGCTCATGCCGGATGCGCCGCCGGTCAGGACCGTCTCCGTATGGGATCGGCTCTTGGGAAAGCACTGGGAACTGGTGCGGGTCGAAGAGTGCATAATCGGCACTTTTCGCTGGGCGCAGGACAGTCGGCACATCTACATACGCACCGGACCGCGACAAGCAACACGAGAGACAGCCGAGCGAAGTGTTGTTCAGACGTTTGCTGACCCGGATGAACGGTCTCGCGCGCCTGAGGGTGTCTCGGTACGACTCTACACCGCGGAAAAAGAAGACTCTGACCAATCCCGTCAAGCCGACCCCTGGGATATAAGCGCGTCTTACGATTTGGTGGACGTGGATGTCCTGCAGGGACATTCCGAGCGCTTGCTGGCCGACGTGCGAATTGGAGCGTTCTGGGTGTCCCCTGACGGCGAACACGTCGCCGTGGCTGTCCGAAAACGGTTTGCCCAGCCCGGTACGCAACAACTCCTCTATGACCTTGCCGTCCTGGACGTTTCCCGCCGCAGTTTTCGCGTGCTCGCCACTGATGTAAAGCTCGGCCCTACACCTTTTACGGTAACCTGGTCTCCCGATGGAAAATTTCTTGCCTGCCGTTCTGCCGGGATGCTGTCCGCAAGCGAGCTCCTAATCATCGATGTGGACGCTAGTCGACGGGTGACCTTTCAGCTCCCGAGTGAGGGGCATGCGCTGAAAGCCGGCTTCGCCGGAAGCGTGGTTCAGTTGCCGCTTTGGGATGAAACGGGTCATTCGGTGCTGGTTGCATCGAAGGAGACAATTTGGAAAGCCTCGGTCGCGGACGGCCGACTGCGGGCGCTCGCACGCTTTCCCGGCAAAGTGGTGGAGACGATACGCAAGGGTAGCAATCTGACTTGGAGCACTGAGCGGGGCTCTGCAATTGTTTTGATTGCTCGCGATGAGAAGACACAAAAGCGATCCTTTCACAAAGTGAACTTGAACAGCGGCGAGCACGTCGAGCTGTTCGCGGGAGAATTTGACGTGGATAGCCCCATCAATATGTTTGCACCAGAGCGGGGAGGTTCCGTGTTCTACGTGGCGGAAAGCTCTGCACGCAGTCGCGATCTTTGGGCGTTTGCTGCCCACGACCGAGAACCGCACTCGGTCACCCACCTGAATCCCGAGCTAAATCGCTATCCGATGGGTTCGAGCCGGATCATCGAGTGGATGGGGATGGATGGACAGCGGCTACGCGGCGCTTTGTTATTGCCTTCAGATTTCCAGTCTGGAAAGAGATACCCGCTGATTGTGGGCGTCTATGGTGGTCACTTCCTCTCCGCGAATTTGCCGACGTTTGGTTTCTCGGGATGTATCAGCCCGATGAATATGCAGCTGTTTGCCACGCGCGGTTATGCGGTGCTTTGCCCGGATGCGCCGCAGTCTGTCGGCACTCCCCTTTTCGACCTTGCCAAAACCGTGTTGCCGGGGGTCAACAAGGTAATTGAGTTGGGAATCGCCGACCCCGATCGGGTTGGCATTATGGGACACAGTTACGGTGGTTACAGTGTCCTCTGCCTTTTGGTGCAGACGAAGCGGTTCAAAGCTGCCGTGGTGAGCAGCGGGTACAGCGATCTCTTCTCTCACTATGCTGCCATGGACAAGCTCGGGAATAGCTTTGGTGTTGCTGCAGACGAAGGCGGACAAGGACTGATGGATGGTACGCCGTGGGCCTTTTATCGCCGATACGCCGAGAATTCGCCTTTCTTGTACCTTAATCGGGTTGAGACTCCTCTCTTGATCCTTCACGGCCTGAACGACGACACGGTCCCTAGTTTTCTGGCTGACCAGATCTTCGTGGGCCTCAGACGGCTTGGAAAAAGAGTTTTCTATGCTCAATACGCCGGAGCAGGACACTCGGCAGAAGCGTGGGGATACGAGAATCACAAGGATTATCTGACTCGGATTCTGGACTGGTTCGTGAAAGCAGTCCCCCCGAACAGCTAG
- a CDS encoding SMP-30/gluconolactonase/LRE family protein: MVRRHVSGIVVILVALSCLAQEKKQGRIDRHDPALDRIVTRDATFKVTEAPPRIEGPVWIEDGGYLLFSDLSAGTILKWNPEDERVTTFLEQTNANGITLDSDGRLVWAAHGDMMGPPSGQVIRLEKDGSRTLIVEGYLGRPLNATNDLVFKSNGTLYITDPGRAQIREDLPTVYPDQPRVLMLKGSKLSLLALPRDLNRPNGLAFSPDEKYLYMASTAQMTVWRFDVMPDDTIENGRIFIHMDPDKKVTHGSGHPDGIKVDEQGNVYCAGPGGVWVLSPEGKHLGTIAVGRATNLAFGGSDKKLLFITARTGLFRLPVEIAGIGPP; the protein is encoded by the coding sequence ATGGTGAGACGGCACGTATCCGGAATCGTGGTCATCCTGGTGGCGCTGTCTTGCCTCGCTCAGGAAAAGAAGCAAGGGCGTATCGATAGGCACGATCCTGCCTTGGACCGGATCGTTACGAGAGATGCGACGTTCAAGGTGACCGAAGCTCCACCACGCATCGAGGGCCCGGTTTGGATTGAGGATGGGGGATATTTGTTATTCAGCGATCTGAGCGCCGGAACCATTCTGAAATGGAACCCTGAGGATGAGCGGGTAACAACCTTTCTGGAGCAGACTAACGCCAACGGGATCACCCTGGATAGTGATGGAAGGTTGGTTTGGGCTGCCCATGGCGACATGATGGGCCCGCCTTCCGGCCAGGTAATCCGTTTGGAAAAGGACGGCAGCCGCACGCTGATTGTTGAGGGCTACCTAGGCCGCCCTTTGAATGCCACCAACGACCTCGTCTTCAAATCGAATGGCACTCTGTACATTACCGATCCGGGGCGCGCTCAAATACGTGAGGACCTACCGACGGTCTATCCAGACCAGCCAAGAGTGCTCATGCTCAAAGGAAGCAAACTCAGTTTGCTTGCTCTTCCAAGAGATCTCAATCGGCCGAACGGTCTCGCATTCTCACCCGACGAGAAATACCTGTACATGGCCAGTACGGCGCAGATGACGGTGTGGCGCTTTGACGTCATGCCTGACGACACAATCGAAAACGGCAGGATTTTCATTCATATGGATCCGGATAAGAAAGTCACTCACGGTAGCGGACATCCTGATGGCATCAAGGTTGATGAACAAGGAAATGTCTACTGTGCTGGTCCTGGCGGAGTGTGGGTCCTTTCTCCCGAGGGCAAGCATCTGGGCACGATTGCAGTCGGGCGGGCTACGAATCTTGCGTTCGGAGGGTCAGACAAGAAACTGCTCTTTATTACAGCGCGCACAGGGCTCTTCCGGCTCCCGGTCGAGATCGCGGGAATTGGCCCTCCGTAG
- a CDS encoding c-type cytochrome — MKRSFAVLVIASALAFGALAQDSSVKYKSAKVVPATDGKQMFATYCASCHGTDGKGKGAAASSLKKPAADLTTLSKRHGGKFPAELVNKTLKTPTSTSHLNKKDMPSWGSVFSGMGDEAQANLRVHNLTEYLRSLQVSDSSSK; from the coding sequence ATGAAGAGAAGTTTCGCTGTTCTTGTGATTGCAAGTGCACTTGCGTTCGGTGCACTGGCTCAGGATTCCTCGGTGAAGTACAAATCCGCGAAGGTGGTGCCGGCGACCGACGGAAAGCAAATGTTTGCGACCTACTGCGCGTCCTGTCACGGTACGGACGGCAAAGGCAAGGGTGCGGCCGCGTCTTCGTTGAAGAAACCGGCGGCAGATCTTACGACACTCTCAAAACGACATGGCGGCAAGTTCCCGGCTGAACTTGTTAACAAGACCCTCAAGACGCCGACGAGCACTTCTCACCTCAACAAGAAGGATATGCCAAGCTGGGGCTCCGTTTTCAGCGGCATGGGGGACGAAGCTCAAGCAAACCTTCGGGTTCACAACCTTACGGAGTACCTCCGCTCGTTGCAGGTGAGCGACAGTTCAAGCAAATAG
- a CDS encoding luciferase family protein gives MKNLKEFEDAVSAWPNISVHPHRFQAKEFRFDKAEVGHLHQGGVLDIPFPRSVRDALLAEGLAEQHRWVPNSGWVTFAIRSERDVQHALWLMRLSYLRYALKTDSDPRSLLESESEKLHLAPRFRSLLEKFVSAENPV, from the coding sequence ATGAAAAACCTAAAGGAGTTCGAAGACGCAGTTTCGGCATGGCCGAATATCTCGGTTCATCCACACCGATTTCAGGCCAAGGAGTTCCGGTTTGACAAAGCAGAAGTCGGGCATCTGCATCAAGGCGGGGTTCTGGACATTCCATTCCCTCGCTCGGTTCGCGATGCGCTTCTGGCGGAGGGGCTTGCTGAACAGCACCGCTGGGTTCCGAATTCGGGTTGGGTTACTTTTGCTATCCGCAGCGAGCGGGACGTTCAGCACGCCCTGTGGCTCATGCGCTTGTCGTACCTGCGTTATGCGTTGAAGACGGACAGCGATCCTCGTTCCTTGCTAGAGAGCGAAAGCGAGAAACTACATTTGGCGCCGCGCTTCCGATCCCTGCTGGAAAAGTTCGTCTCGGCTGAGAATCCGGTTTGA
- a CDS encoding helix-turn-helix transcriptional regulator, with amino-acid sequence MARSMLPTTSSPEAGQWLRAQRERLRLSTRDVERLSFKIAQDKNSQDFCISHNWLTEIENGKFTPNFCKLYSLCVIYKCDLDQILAFFGFRLRDISKEQRSVTLPHTHLLETAPRSSTATMVAPVELRAKVQLEHTNLVSRMFESWGEIPLPLLEQMNLRNSLYGYIGMEDYTLYPHIRPGSFVQIDDRQRKIRRGYWQNEFDRPIYFVELRDSYVCSWCELDGSQLILIPSAQSRGQARHIRYPGDAEVLGRVTAVTMRIADMQPNDAH; translated from the coding sequence ATGGCACGTTCGATGTTGCCGACGACATCGAGCCCGGAAGCAGGTCAGTGGCTTCGCGCCCAACGCGAACGTCTGCGCCTTTCCACCCGGGATGTGGAACGGTTGAGCTTCAAGATTGCCCAGGACAAGAACAGTCAGGATTTTTGCATCTCTCACAACTGGCTCACTGAAATTGAAAACGGCAAGTTTACGCCCAACTTCTGCAAGCTTTACAGCCTTTGCGTTATCTATAAATGCGATCTCGACCAGATTCTTGCGTTCTTCGGTTTCCGCCTCCGCGACATCAGCAAAGAACAAAGATCAGTGACCCTGCCGCATACACACCTGCTTGAAACTGCACCCAGAAGCAGCACGGCTACGATGGTGGCACCCGTCGAACTGCGCGCTAAAGTTCAGCTGGAGCACACCAATCTGGTGTCCCGAATGTTTGAAAGCTGGGGCGAAATTCCCCTTCCCCTACTCGAGCAGATGAACTTGCGCAACTCACTGTACGGCTACATCGGCATGGAGGACTACACGCTCTACCCGCATATCCGCCCGGGCTCGTTCGTCCAGATTGACGACCGTCAACGAAAGATCAGGCGAGGGTATTGGCAGAACGAGTTCGATCGGCCGATCTATTTTGTTGAACTGCGCGACAGTTACGTCTGCAGTTGGTGCGAATTGGATGGAAGCCAGTTGATCCTCATTCCCTCCGCCCAATCGCGTGGACAGGCAAGGCATATTCGCTATCCGGGAGATGCAGAGGTTCTCGGCCGCGTCACTGCCGTTACCATGCGGATTGCGGACATGCAGCCCAACGATGCCCACTAG
- a CDS encoding TonB-dependent receptor, with product MRPILLGLLIVLACAVLWFLPLHAQSPNGTISGLVVDPTNRAIVAAEIVIVNDATGVKYLSQTNAEGIYVVPNLSPGPYRVQVSKSGFKTLIKPDVVVQVQDALAINFTLPVGAAIESVTVEGGAPLMNTESAAVSTVIDKKFVESLPLNGRSFNTLLQLTPGVVIAPSVPGSPGQFSISGQRTTANNFLVDGVSANFGVSPTLALGQSGSGAGQAFSVLGGTSSLVSVEALQEFRVETSSFAPEFGKTPGGQVLLTTRSGTNDPHGGVYEYFRNDALDANDWFANALPGRPHAPERYNNFGGYFGGPLWKNHTFFFLSYEGARLRLPQTKIIKVPSLQARSDASPEVAPFLKAYPLPNGPSSGATGVFTGVFSNSAALNAGSIRLDHRWGSKWALFSRYSDAPSVGIQRQNSLSNLYTSEVNTRTLTVGVDVLLSPRMANSLRANYSSQTSNFVTSLDSFAGAVPLPASAILNNLSSADHEAAFITYDTAYYSIGPQARNLSRQLNFSDDLTLIMGSHRIKLGGDYRALFLNSKPYRGFVEVAAPTVQSLVNTNEASLYVASGNYSQLLTHSLSLYAQDMWRASANLAVTYGLRWELSPAPAARGETRLAAWENVFDAAKISIAPPGTSIWQTRYRNFAPRIGLAYNPTHDLVLRAGAGIFYDLGMGASAQLATSYPNIAPGFVANVALPLSDAGQYLPPITFSPPFTFDVLAFDPAMKLPRSYQWNAAVEKSLAGEQTVSMTYVGQVGKSLLRQQVMYQPNPDLRADFLLTYNGAWSKYDGLQLQYRRPMSSGLQVLLNYTFAHSRDNSSNDVVAGLANTTISAAGDSASSDFDVRHSFSGALTFDMPQIRGHRVLAAIAGGWSINAVVVARTGFPFNAALYSTSPDPRGYALSRPDLVSGQSPWIANSSAPGGKSLNPAAFSVPNTTRQGTEPRNDISGFGLKQVDLSVARKIRVTDRLSTQVRVDAFNIFNHPNFANPRAILDYGSAYLSSTQMLNQGLSGLNPLFQQGGPRSLQLSLKLTF from the coding sequence GTGCGCCCCATCTTGCTTGGCCTTCTCATTGTTCTTGCTTGCGCTGTGCTGTGGTTTCTTCCGCTGCATGCCCAATCCCCGAATGGAACCATCAGTGGGCTCGTGGTGGACCCGACGAATCGAGCGATTGTTGCTGCTGAAATCGTGATCGTTAACGACGCCACCGGGGTGAAGTACCTCAGCCAGACGAATGCCGAAGGCATCTATGTGGTACCGAACCTGTCTCCTGGCCCTTACCGGGTTCAGGTTTCCAAGTCAGGCTTCAAAACGCTGATCAAGCCGGACGTCGTGGTTCAGGTTCAGGATGCACTGGCGATCAACTTTACACTTCCTGTCGGCGCAGCTATCGAGTCGGTGACTGTCGAAGGTGGCGCACCGCTGATGAACACAGAATCGGCGGCCGTCAGCACCGTGATCGACAAGAAGTTCGTCGAGAGCCTGCCTCTGAATGGCCGCAGTTTCAACACCCTGCTGCAACTGACGCCGGGCGTGGTCATCGCTCCCTCGGTTCCGGGCTCACCTGGACAGTTCAGTATTTCCGGCCAGCGGACGACTGCCAATAACTTCTTGGTTGATGGAGTCTCTGCCAATTTCGGCGTTTCTCCCACACTCGCCCTCGGTCAGTCCGGCAGTGGCGCCGGGCAGGCGTTCAGCGTGTTGGGTGGAACCAGCAGTCTGGTGTCAGTAGAGGCTCTCCAGGAATTCCGGGTGGAAACCTCCTCCTTTGCGCCGGAGTTTGGCAAGACGCCGGGAGGCCAGGTATTGCTGACCACCCGCTCCGGTACCAACGACCCCCACGGCGGAGTCTACGAATACTTTCGCAACGATGCCCTCGACGCCAACGATTGGTTTGCCAACGCACTTCCAGGCCGTCCGCATGCGCCGGAGCGGTATAACAACTTTGGCGGGTATTTTGGAGGCCCCCTCTGGAAGAACCACACATTCTTCTTCTTGTCCTATGAGGGAGCGCGCTTGCGCCTGCCTCAGACCAAAATCATTAAGGTGCCGTCGCTGCAGGCGCGCTCCGACGCAAGTCCAGAAGTGGCGCCGTTCTTGAAGGCTTATCCACTGCCCAACGGACCGTCAAGTGGCGCTACCGGGGTCTTCACCGGGGTATTCTCGAATTCGGCCGCCCTCAATGCCGGAAGCATTCGCTTGGATCACCGATGGGGCTCGAAGTGGGCGCTTTTCTCGCGCTACAGCGATGCCCCCTCCGTCGGAATCCAGCGGCAGAACAGTCTCAGCAACCTATATACATCCGAGGTGAACACCCGGACATTGACGGTGGGAGTCGACGTGCTCTTGTCCCCGCGGATGGCAAACTCGTTGCGAGCGAACTACTCTTCCCAAACCTCGAATTTCGTAACCTCGCTGGACTCCTTCGCAGGCGCGGTCCCCTTGCCGGCTTCGGCCATCCTCAACAACTTATCGTCTGCCGACCACGAAGCGGCGTTCATAACCTACGACACTGCCTACTATTCCATAGGTCCGCAGGCACGAAACCTTTCCCGGCAACTCAACTTCAGTGACGACCTTACTCTGATTATGGGAAGCCACCGAATCAAGCTGGGAGGTGATTATCGCGCTCTTTTCCTCAACAGCAAACCGTACCGAGGCTTTGTCGAGGTCGCTGCGCCGACGGTGCAATCTCTGGTAAACACGAATGAAGCCAGCTTATATGTTGCATCCGGTAACTACTCGCAGCTGCTCACGCACTCACTATCGTTGTATGCGCAGGATATGTGGAGAGCCAGCGCGAATCTTGCTGTGACCTATGGGTTGCGCTGGGAACTGAGTCCCGCGCCCGCGGCCCGTGGCGAAACCCGTTTAGCCGCTTGGGAGAATGTGTTCGATGCCGCAAAGATATCGATCGCGCCGCCGGGAACATCGATCTGGCAAACTCGTTACAGAAACTTCGCGCCGCGTATTGGTCTGGCCTACAATCCGACCCACGATCTCGTCTTGCGCGCTGGAGCCGGAATCTTCTATGACCTCGGAATGGGTGCATCTGCTCAATTGGCCACTTCCTATCCCAACATCGCACCAGGCTTCGTTGCCAATGTAGCGCTGCCTCTCTCCGATGCTGGCCAGTATCTGCCTCCGATCACGTTTTCACCGCCCTTCACCTTCGATGTGCTTGCGTTTGATCCAGCGATGAAACTGCCGCGGTCCTACCAATGGAATGCAGCGGTCGAGAAGTCTTTAGCAGGAGAACAGACCGTGTCCATGACCTATGTTGGCCAGGTGGGCAAGAGCCTGCTGCGACAGCAGGTCATGTATCAGCCAAACCCGGATCTTCGCGCCGACTTTCTTCTCACCTACAACGGCGCATGGTCGAAGTATGATGGCTTGCAGCTGCAATACCGGAGACCTATGTCATCAGGGCTCCAGGTCCTCCTCAACTATACCTTTGCTCACTCACGTGACAATAGCTCGAACGATGTCGTCGCCGGCTTGGCCAACACTACCATTTCCGCTGCCGGCGATTCCGCATCCTCTGATTTCGATGTACGGCACAGCTTCTCCGGAGCCCTGACCTTTGATATGCCACAAATTCGCGGACACCGTGTGTTAGCGGCGATCGCCGGCGGCTGGTCGATCAATGCGGTGGTCGTTGCGCGAACTGGATTTCCGTTCAACGCGGCTCTGTATTCGACTTCGCCTGATCCCCGTGGGTATGCTCTTTCTCGGCCGGACTTAGTGTCAGGACAGTCTCCCTGGATTGCCAACTCATCTGCCCCGGGAGGAAAGAGCCTCAATCCGGCAGCTTTCTCTGTTCCAAATACCACGCGGCAAGGCACCGAGCCACGCAATGATATATCGGGTTTCGGCCTTAAGCAGGTGGATTTATCAGTTGCACGCAAGATCCGAGTGACCGACCGCCTCTCAACGCAGGTGCGGGTCGACGCTTTCAACATCTTCAATCATCCCAATTTCGCCAATCCACGAGCAATCCTGGACTACGGGTCGGCCTATCTGAGTTCAACTCAGATGCTGAATCAAGGACTCAGTGGCTTGAACCCGCTGTTCCAACAAGGAGGGCCTCGGTCACTCCAACTGTCTTTAAAACTTACGTTCTGA